The following are encoded together in the Pedobacter steynii genome:
- a CDS encoding NAD+ synthase has translation MNIALAQLNYHIGNFEYNTKKIIDHISLAKAKGADLVVFAELAVCGYPARDFLEFDEFIELCETAAREIACSCQGIACIIGLPVKNDVLAGKDLYNAAYFIEDGQIRNIVKKALLPTYDVFDEYRYFEPASHFECISFKGKKIALTICEDLWNINNNPLYVSSPMDELIRQKPDLMINIAASPFSYCHDDERVVVLSDNAKKYKLPLLYVNQVGAQTEIIFDGGSMVFDKQGKLLDEMPYFKEELRVYEMEDDQFRGYTPIEHQAAPDIEVIHEALILGIKDYFSKSGFSKAVLGLSGGIDSAIVCALACRALGPENVMAVLMPSKYSSDHSIQDALDLVKNIGCKHEIIPIKEAADAFDQMMAPAFSGLPFNLTEENIQARCRGIIVMAMSNKFGYILLNTSNKSECAVGYGTLYGDMCGAIGVIGDVYKTQVYQLAAYINKDGIVIPENSIIKPPSAELRPGQKDSDSLPDYDILDKILFQYIELKKSSSAIIAQGYDEALVRRIIKMVNTAEFKRYQTPPILRVSPKAFGMGRRMPIVGKYLS, from the coding sequence ATGAATATTGCACTCGCACAGCTCAATTATCATATTGGGAATTTTGAATACAATACCAAAAAAATAATAGACCACATTAGCCTGGCGAAGGCAAAAGGAGCAGACCTGGTTGTGTTTGCGGAGCTTGCGGTTTGTGGTTATCCTGCCCGTGATTTTCTGGAGTTCGATGAGTTCATAGAATTGTGTGAAACTGCTGCAAGAGAAATTGCCTGTAGTTGTCAGGGGATCGCCTGTATTATCGGTTTGCCTGTAAAAAATGATGTGCTCGCAGGTAAAGACCTGTATAATGCTGCGTATTTTATTGAAGATGGTCAAATCAGAAATATTGTGAAGAAGGCTTTATTGCCTACCTATGATGTGTTTGATGAGTACCGTTATTTTGAACCTGCCAGTCATTTTGAATGTATCAGTTTTAAAGGCAAAAAAATTGCGCTGACCATTTGTGAAGACCTTTGGAACATTAATAATAATCCTTTATATGTTTCTTCTCCGATGGACGAACTGATTCGTCAGAAGCCGGATCTGATGATTAACATTGCAGCCTCTCCGTTTTCTTATTGCCATGATGATGAAAGAGTTGTGGTGTTGTCTGATAATGCTAAAAAATATAAGTTACCGTTGTTATATGTGAATCAGGTTGGTGCTCAAACGGAGATCATCTTTGATGGTGGTTCTATGGTGTTTGATAAACAGGGCAAGCTGCTGGATGAAATGCCTTATTTTAAAGAAGAACTTCGCGTCTATGAAATGGAAGACGATCAGTTCAGAGGATATACACCTATTGAACATCAGGCTGCTCCGGATATTGAAGTCATCCATGAAGCACTGATTTTAGGCATTAAAGATTACTTTTCTAAATCTGGTTTCAGCAAGGCAGTACTGGGGCTTTCAGGTGGAATAGATTCAGCTATTGTTTGTGCATTGGCTTGTCGTGCTTTAGGACCAGAGAATGTTATGGCTGTATTGATGCCTTCCAAATATTCTTCGGATCATTCGATTCAGGATGCGCTTGACCTGGTTAAAAATATTGGCTGTAAACATGAGATCATTCCAATCAAAGAGGCTGCAGATGCTTTTGATCAGATGATGGCTCCGGCTTTTAGCGGCTTGCCTTTTAACCTGACAGAGGAAAATATTCAGGCCAGGTGCAGAGGGATTATAGTGATGGCGATGTCGAATAAATTTGGTTATATATTGTTGAATACTTCTAATAAAAGCGAATGTGCGGTGGGGTATGGTACGCTGTATGGAGACATGTGTGGTGCAATAGGTGTGATTGGCGATGTGTATAAAACACAGGTTTACCAGCTGGCTGCCTATATCAATAAAGACGGGATTGTGATTCCGGAGAACTCAATTATTAAACCGCCTTCTGCAGAACTGCGGCCCGGGCAAAAGGATTCCGATTCCTTGCCTGATTATGATATTCTGGATAAAATTCTATTCCAGTACATTGAACTGAAAAAAAGCTCGTCTGCAATTATTGCACAGGGTTATGACGAAGCATTGGTAAGAAGGATTATTAAAATGGTAAATACGGCGGAATTTAAGCGTTATCAGACTCCGCCGATTTTAAGGGTATCGCCTAAAGCATTTGGAATGGGCAGAAGAATGCCTATTGTTGGGAAATATCTTTCTTAA
- a CDS encoding glyoxalase, with translation MNTPRQHQAVMPYLMLEGAQKFTDFIKKVFDAEVTQQHQRVDQSGLLMHGEAQISGSTIMYCDAVGSWGVAVSNLFIYVDNADERFHKAIEAGATTVMELSDKEYGRTCGVKDTTGNVWWITSLKS, from the coding sequence ATGAATACTCCAAGACAACATCAGGCAGTAATGCCATATCTTATGCTGGAAGGCGCTCAGAAGTTTACAGACTTTATAAAAAAAGTATTTGATGCAGAGGTTACCCAGCAGCATCAGCGGGTAGACCAGAGCGGCTTACTAATGCACGGAGAAGCACAGATTTCAGGCAGCACCATTATGTATTGCGACGCAGTTGGGTCCTGGGGAGTTGCGGTATCGAATTTGTTTATCTACGTAGACAACGCGGATGAGCGTTTCCATAAAGCCATTGAAGCAGGTGCAACAACCGTGATGGAACTTTCCGATAAGGAATATGGACGTACCTGCGGTGTTAAAGATACCACAGGTAACGTATGGTGGATCACCTCCCTAAAGTCTTAA
- a CDS encoding AraC family transcriptional regulator, which yields MKYFSIAPSEKLAGLVRCFWVLEMENFEGVPYIHRTMADGCIEMVFHYQGVFDELLNNNQQVPSFSSGISGPSQEFRRFSINNHFGIFGVYLYPFALPELFDIPALALTNEMVDTGTILGAAGKELEEKMVLAPDNKTRVAIISQYLESKLTQRKTRNNGISETIRQIINTDGRSNVQRLADDSFLSIRQFQRNFKEHAGFSPKLFTRIIRFQTALRKYPEKEFLSLTDIAYDCGYYDQSHFIHDFKEFSGHHPGVYFSGNAEGTKWITA from the coding sequence ATGAAATACTTCAGCATTGCTCCTTCAGAAAAACTAGCCGGCCTGGTCCGTTGTTTCTGGGTATTGGAAATGGAAAATTTCGAAGGAGTACCTTACATCCACCGCACAATGGCAGATGGATGCATAGAAATGGTTTTTCATTATCAGGGCGTTTTTGATGAGTTACTAAATAATAATCAGCAAGTTCCCTCTTTTTCCTCCGGGATATCGGGGCCTTCACAGGAATTCAGGCGATTTTCAATTAACAATCATTTTGGCATATTCGGGGTCTACCTTTATCCTTTTGCCCTACCTGAATTGTTTGATATCCCAGCTCTTGCCCTGACGAATGAGATGGTTGATACCGGAACTATCTTAGGGGCGGCAGGAAAAGAGCTGGAAGAAAAAATGGTGCTTGCTCCCGATAACAAGACGAGAGTTGCAATCATCAGTCAGTATCTGGAATCGAAACTCACACAACGCAAAACCCGGAATAACGGAATTTCAGAAACCATCCGGCAGATCATCAACACAGACGGAAGAAGTAATGTGCAGCGTCTGGCTGATGACAGTTTTCTGTCTATCCGTCAGTTTCAACGAAATTTTAAAGAACACGCAGGCTTTAGCCCTAAACTCTTTACCAGAATCATCAGATTTCAAACTGCCTTGCGCAAGTATCCTGAAAAGGAATTCCTTTCTCTGACAGATATCGCCTATGATTGTGGCTATTATGACCAATCTCATTTTATCCACGATTTCAAAGAATTCTCCGGACATCACCCGGGAGTTTATTTCTCCGGAAATGCGGAAGGAACAAAATGGATCACGGCTTAA
- the lnt gene encoding apolipoprotein N-acyltransferase, which produces MNLKNTTLLALSSAFLMWLAWPPIPYTAPLLLLAMVPLLIAIKQISNGEKEKKGKRVFLTAGLTFLIWNTACIYWVYNAISAYNSAFVAFLISLIPYGLGALLMTFTFWLYYRLSRYTSKWIAYAGLISFWISMEYLHQTWDLAFPWMTLGNGFATSHQLVQWYEYTGVYGGSLWILISNILAFEAYQAFRSQMGYLKFRPLIPLTLVILLPIISSLTRYADYEEKVVPVNVVTVQPNIDPYEKLGGISPQEQMRTLSRLSDSVGQPNTEYFIWPETAIPNYSDEDRIRSNPDFTQLQDFLSKYKNGTLITGIESVKQYHSAKTISAKFDENSGVYYDNFNTAMQVENSANVQFYHKSKLVPGVEKMPFPNALAFLKPVFAQLGGTVSGWGWQENPAVMYAQSGIGVAPVICYESLWGDWIGKSVKEGAQFIAIITNDGWWGNTSGKDQHLLYAKLRAIETRRWVVRSANTGISGFIDQKGDLVKQSKWWTRTALKADLNLNSDLTFYVENGDLIAKLFSLSAVLLALIIPYRKWVKKAS; this is translated from the coding sequence ATGAATTTAAAAAACACGACGCTCCTGGCTTTGTCAAGCGCATTCTTAATGTGGTTGGCATGGCCTCCCATACCCTATACCGCTCCCCTTTTACTATTGGCTATGGTTCCTTTACTTATCGCCATCAAACAAATCAGTAACGGTGAAAAAGAGAAAAAAGGAAAACGTGTTTTTTTAACGGCAGGTTTAACCTTCCTTATTTGGAATACTGCCTGCATATATTGGGTTTATAATGCAATCAGCGCTTATAACAGTGCTTTTGTCGCCTTTCTCATATCCCTTATTCCATATGGTTTAGGGGCCTTACTGATGACCTTCACTTTCTGGCTATATTACCGTTTGAGCAGGTACACCTCTAAATGGATAGCTTATGCGGGGCTCATCAGTTTCTGGATCAGTATGGAATACCTGCACCAAACCTGGGATCTGGCCTTTCCATGGATGACCCTTGGAAATGGTTTTGCAACCAGTCATCAGCTGGTACAATGGTATGAGTATACCGGGGTGTATGGTGGTTCATTGTGGATACTGATTAGTAATATACTTGCGTTTGAAGCTTATCAGGCTTTCAGATCCCAGATGGGATACCTTAAATTCAGGCCGCTGATTCCGCTTACCCTGGTAATTCTGTTACCGATTATTTCTTCATTGACCAGATATGCCGATTACGAGGAAAAAGTTGTCCCGGTAAATGTGGTCACTGTGCAGCCCAACATTGATCCTTATGAGAAACTCGGTGGCATTTCTCCTCAGGAGCAAATGCGCACATTAAGCCGACTTTCGGATTCTGTCGGACAACCCAATACAGAATACTTCATCTGGCCGGAAACAGCAATTCCGAACTACAGCGATGAGGACCGTATCAGAAGCAATCCGGACTTTACACAGCTTCAGGATTTCCTTTCAAAATATAAAAACGGAACACTAATTACCGGCATTGAAAGTGTTAAACAATATCATTCTGCAAAGACGATCAGTGCGAAATTCGATGAAAACAGCGGGGTCTATTATGATAATTTCAATACCGCGATGCAGGTAGAGAACTCCGCAAACGTACAGTTCTATCACAAATCAAAGCTTGTTCCTGGTGTAGAAAAAATGCCTTTTCCAAATGCCCTGGCTTTTCTGAAGCCGGTATTTGCTCAGCTGGGTGGTACGGTAAGCGGCTGGGGGTGGCAGGAAAATCCTGCAGTTATGTATGCACAAAGCGGCATTGGTGTTGCACCAGTGATTTGTTATGAATCCCTTTGGGGCGACTGGATTGGTAAGTCTGTAAAGGAGGGCGCTCAGTTCATCGCCATTATCACCAATGATGGCTGGTGGGGAAATACCTCAGGAAAAGACCAGCATCTGTTATACGCCAAATTACGAGCCATAGAAACCAGAAGGTGGGTGGTCCGTTCAGCCAATACGGGAATTTCCGGTTTTATCGACCAGAAAGGGGACCTGGTAAAACAAAGCAAGTGGTGGACACGGACTGCATTAAAAGCAGACCTCAATCTGAATAGCGATCTTACTTTTTACGTAGAAAATGGCGACCTTATTGCAAAGCTGTTCTCCCTCAGTGCAGTTTTATTGGCGTTAATTATCCCCTATAGAAAATGGGTTAAAAAGGCTTCCTAA
- a CDS encoding PH domain-containing protein, translated as MILIDRFLSDEQDPKAVEKVLGKLNDMLSANEELIYMAVQKRPAVNLLPTCIAVSNKRIFYCEPGNFGITMNFKDISWKTIKEISFKEEIFGSKFICVPTHGENIITEYIPKVQARKLYQAAHEQLAEFKEQQRQIELEERRSSTSPVTVNTIPEPKVVEEPVAFVPPAPVIPPAPVEEPEDETTIKLRKLKTLYDKQLITLEEYEAKKADVLDNF; from the coding sequence ATGATATTAATAGATAGATTTTTAAGTGACGAACAAGATCCTAAGGCTGTTGAAAAAGTGTTGGGAAAATTAAATGACATGCTCAGCGCAAATGAAGAACTGATCTATATGGCGGTACAAAAAAGACCAGCTGTAAATCTGCTTCCGACCTGCATTGCCGTAAGTAACAAACGTATTTTCTATTGTGAGCCAGGCAATTTTGGAATCACTATGAATTTTAAAGACATCTCCTGGAAGACCATCAAAGAGATCTCTTTTAAAGAAGAAATATTTGGTTCTAAATTTATCTGCGTGCCTACACATGGAGAAAACATCATTACAGAATACATTCCTAAAGTACAGGCCCGCAAATTATATCAGGCAGCACACGAACAACTGGCAGAGTTTAAAGAGCAGCAACGCCAGATCGAACTGGAAGAAAGACGCTCTTCCACTTCTCCAGTAACCGTAAATACCATTCCTGAGCCTAAAGTAGTGGAAGAGCCGGTAGCATTCGTTCCCCCTGCTCCTGTTATCCCCCCAGCTCCGGTAGAAGAGCCCGAAGATGAAACAACCATCAAACTAAGAAAATTAAAAACCTTGTACGATAAACAGCTGATTACCCTTGAAGAATACGAGGCGAAAAAAGCAGACGTACTAGACAATTTCTAA
- the rsmI gene encoding 16S rRNA (cytidine(1402)-2'-O)-methyltransferase: MEGKLFLVPTPIGNLEDMTFRAIRILKEADVILAEDTRTSAPMLKHFGIDKKAYSHHQHNEHQATSEIIKFLKEGKNVALISDAGTPAISDPGFFLVREAIKNELAVECLPGATAFVPALVNSGLPSDTFIFEGFLPVKKGRQTRFKKLAEEDRTIILYESPHRLLKTLEEFAEYCGEDRQASVSRELTKMYEETVRGTLLEIKTHFENNILKGEFVICVAGKTEVKKSKYEKDK, encoded by the coding sequence ATGGAAGGCAAACTATTTCTTGTTCCAACGCCAATAGGCAACCTTGAGGATATGACCTTCAGGGCGATAAGAATCTTAAAAGAGGCCGATGTGATTCTGGCCGAAGATACCCGGACCAGCGCCCCCATGCTGAAACATTTCGGCATTGATAAGAAAGCATATTCCCATCACCAGCACAATGAACATCAGGCAACCTCAGAAATCATTAAGTTTCTAAAGGAAGGAAAGAACGTGGCCCTGATCTCTGATGCAGGCACACCTGCCATCTCCGACCCTGGCTTTTTCCTGGTAAGAGAGGCCATCAAAAACGAGCTGGCTGTAGAATGTTTACCAGGAGCAACCGCCTTTGTCCCGGCATTAGTCAACTCCGGACTTCCATCCGATACTTTTATTTTTGAAGGTTTTTTACCCGTAAAAAAAGGCAGACAAACACGATTCAAAAAACTGGCTGAAGAAGATCGCACCATAATCCTCTATGAAAGTCCGCACAGATTATTGAAAACTCTGGAGGAGTTTGCCGAATATTGCGGGGAAGACCGCCAGGCATCCGTAAGTCGGGAGCTGACAAAAATGTATGAGGAAACCGTAAGGGGGACTTTACTGGAGATTAAAACACATTTTGAAAACAACATATTAAAAGGAGAGTTTGTGATTTGTGTGGCGGGAAAAACAGAAGTGAAGAAGTCTAAATACGAGAAAGATAAATAG
- the serS gene encoding serine--tRNA ligase, translating to MLQVNYIRENREKVLERLSVRNFKQPELVDEIIKIDEERRQAQTSLDSLSAIANSSAKQIGELMRNGKKEEADILKSETTANKEQIKNLSDVLAEAEDKLYHLIVQLPNLPHDSVPAGATPEENEVVLIHGEPAVLAENAVPHWELTAKYDIIDFELGTKIAGAGFPVYKGKGARLQRALINFFLDRAVEAGYREMQVPHLVNEASGFGTGQLPDKEGQMYHAGVDNLYLIPTAEVPVTNLYRDVILKEEELPVRNTAYTPCFRREAGSYGAHVRGLNRLHQFDKVELVQVVHPEKSYEVLEQMSSYVQTLLKELGLHYRVLSLCGGDMGFTSAKTYDMEVWSAAQQRWLEVSSVSNFETYQSNRLKLRFKGATGKTQLAHTLNGSALALPRIVASILENNQTDKGIKIPEVLVKYTGFEYID from the coding sequence ATGTTGCAAGTTAACTATATCCGCGAAAATAGAGAGAAAGTTTTAGAACGACTGTCTGTCCGTAATTTCAAACAGCCTGAATTGGTGGATGAAATTATTAAAATTGATGAAGAGCGTAGACAAGCTCAAACCTCCTTAGACTCCCTTTCTGCTATCGCAAATTCCAGTGCTAAACAAATTGGTGAGCTGATGCGTAATGGTAAAAAAGAGGAAGCGGATATATTGAAATCGGAAACTACAGCAAACAAAGAGCAGATCAAAAACCTTTCTGATGTATTGGCTGAAGCAGAAGATAAATTGTACCACCTGATTGTACAATTACCTAACCTGCCCCATGACTCGGTACCTGCAGGTGCAACTCCGGAAGAAAATGAAGTTGTGCTGATACATGGTGAACCTGCAGTACTGGCTGAAAACGCGGTGCCGCACTGGGAGCTGACTGCTAAATATGATATCATCGATTTTGAACTGGGAACAAAAATTGCTGGTGCAGGTTTCCCTGTTTATAAAGGAAAAGGAGCCCGCTTACAAAGAGCATTGATCAATTTCTTTCTTGATCGTGCAGTAGAAGCAGGATATAGAGAAATGCAGGTGCCTCACCTGGTTAATGAAGCTTCCGGATTTGGGACCGGCCAGTTGCCGGATAAAGAAGGTCAGATGTACCATGCAGGAGTTGATAATCTGTATCTGATTCCCACAGCAGAAGTTCCGGTAACGAATTTATACCGGGATGTTATTCTGAAAGAGGAAGAACTTCCAGTTAGAAATACCGCATATACCCCATGTTTCCGTCGTGAGGCAGGTTCTTATGGCGCGCATGTAAGAGGCTTGAATCGTTTACATCAGTTTGATAAGGTAGAGCTGGTACAAGTGGTACATCCGGAAAAATCTTACGAGGTGCTGGAGCAGATGAGCAGTTATGTACAAACACTGCTGAAAGAGCTCGGTCTGCATTACAGGGTCTTAAGCTTATGCGGTGGCGATATGGGGTTCACTTCTGCAAAAACCTATGATATGGAAGTATGGAGTGCCGCACAGCAACGCTGGCTGGAGGTTTCTTCAGTTTCCAACTTTGAAACTTACCAGAGTAACCGTTTGAAATTAAGATTTAAAGGTGCTACCGGAAAAACTCAGCTGGCACATACCTTAAATGGAAGTGCCTTGGCTTTACCGCGTATTGTGGCCTCTATTCTGGAAAATAACCAAACTGATAAAGGAATTAAGATCCCGGAAGTTCTGGTAAAATATACCGGGTTTGAATATATTGATTAA
- a CDS encoding SIMPL domain-containing protein — MKKLLALAFVALFSLSAMAQQVDLRKKISVSGSAETEVTPDIIYISISLKEYLKDNNSKKKVEITTLESQLYKAIQDAGISKENLTINNVSGYSIAEKKKNPDFLVSKQYRLKVSDLNKWNEIIGSVDPKGVAYTNIDSYDYSKIEALKKELKIKALQAAKAKATYLVEALGNQLGSIIDIQELNNESYPQPMYRANVMMMKAESADAMGGAAPEIDFKKIKLNYTMNTVFEIK; from the coding sequence ATGAAAAAGTTATTAGCCCTTGCCTTCGTTGCCTTATTTAGTTTAAGTGCCATGGCTCAACAAGTAGATCTAAGAAAAAAGATAAGTGTCAGCGGATCTGCAGAAACTGAAGTGACTCCAGATATCATCTATATCAGCATCTCCCTGAAAGAATATCTGAAAGATAACAACAGTAAGAAAAAGGTAGAAATCACCACTTTAGAAAGTCAATTGTATAAAGCCATTCAGGATGCCGGCATTTCCAAAGAAAACTTAACCATCAACAACGTATCCGGTTATAGTATTGCTGAGAAAAAGAAAAACCCGGATTTTCTGGTTAGCAAACAATATCGTTTGAAAGTATCAGACCTTAACAAATGGAATGAAATCATTGGTTCAGTAGATCCTAAAGGTGTAGCGTATACCAATATAGATAGCTATGATTACTCTAAGATCGAAGCCCTAAAAAAAGAGCTTAAAATCAAAGCCCTTCAGGCTGCAAAAGCTAAAGCAACTTATTTAGTAGAAGCATTAGGCAATCAACTGGGAAGCATCATTGATATTCAGGAATTGAACAACGAATCTTATCCTCAGCCAATGTACCGTGCCAACGTCATGATGATGAAAGCAGAAAGTGCAGATGCCATGGGCGGGGCTGCTCCGGAAATTGATTTCAAGAAAATAAAATTGAATTACACAATGAATACCGTGTTTGAGATCAAATAA
- a CDS encoding lipoprotein signal peptidase → MKGYTKPLLIIFFVLLADQVLKTWIKTNMYLGQEFKIIGNWFIIHFTENNGMAFGLEFGGEFGKLSLSLFRIAAVAGIGYALHYLIQRKYHRGLILNVALIFSGAVGNIIDSVFYGKIYGYEGWFHGRVVDMFYFPILQGNFPSWVPIWGGEDFVFFRPVFNIADAAISVGVVIILIYQKTYFKEEVKEEIGPNNEMVED, encoded by the coding sequence ATGAAAGGCTATACAAAACCTTTATTGATTATCTTTTTCGTTTTACTGGCCGACCAGGTTCTAAAGACCTGGATCAAAACCAATATGTACCTGGGTCAGGAGTTTAAGATCATAGGGAACTGGTTTATTATCCATTTCACGGAAAATAACGGAATGGCTTTCGGTCTTGAATTTGGCGGGGAGTTTGGTAAACTGTCTCTTTCTTTATTCAGAATAGCGGCAGTGGCAGGGATTGGATATGCATTACATTACCTGATTCAGAGAAAATACCATAGGGGATTAATTCTGAATGTAGCACTGATCTTTTCAGGAGCAGTGGGCAATATTATTGACTCCGTATTTTATGGAAAGATCTATGGATACGAAGGCTGGTTTCACGGACGTGTAGTAGACATGTTTTATTTTCCTATCCTGCAGGGCAACTTCCCTTCATGGGTACCCATCTGGGGAGGAGAAGATTTCGTCTTCTTCAGGCCGGTTTTTAACATCGCTGATGCCGCAATCTCTGTAGGGGTAGTCATTATCCTCATCTATCAGAAAACCTATTTCAAGGAAGAGGTAAAGGAAGAGATCGGCCCAAACAATGAGATGGTAGAAGACTAG
- a CDS encoding TraR/DksA family transcriptional regulator → MEKATKTRYSDSELQEFKELIQEKLRMAREEFLSLTSSLSSPNSNGTEDTSGTYKTLEDGSATLEKEQLNQLAARQKKFIENLEAALVRIENKTYGICRETGKLIQKERLRAVPHATLSMEAKMKQS, encoded by the coding sequence ATGGAAAAAGCTACAAAAACAAGGTATTCTGATAGTGAACTTCAAGAGTTTAAAGAATTAATTCAGGAAAAATTACGTATGGCCAGAGAAGAATTTCTTTCTCTAACCAGCTCATTAAGTAGCCCCAACTCTAACGGAACTGAAGACACCTCAGGAACATATAAAACCTTGGAAGACGGGTCTGCTACATTGGAGAAAGAGCAATTGAATCAACTGGCTGCACGTCAGAAAAAATTCATTGAAAATCTGGAAGCGGCGTTGGTACGTATCGAGAACAAAACTTACGGTATCTGCCGTGAAACAGGGAAACTAATCCAAAAAGAACGTCTTCGTGCGGTTCCGCATGCAACGTTAAGCATGGAAGCTAAAATGAAGCAAAGCTAA